The Sesamum indicum cultivar Zhongzhi No. 13 unplaced genomic scaffold, S_indicum_v1.0 scaffold00237, whole genome shotgun sequence genome has a window encoding:
- the LOC105179914 gene encoding uncharacterized protein LOC105179914: protein MYDSTKDPHEHIAAFEMVMNLYGQPGPIMAKLFTTTLSGKTQEWFTSLPRESIESYEQFVQKFSFHFASKKKQKRSATHLFNIRQREDETLRNFMGGFNNETLEVQELRINMIVSILIHGLKNGAFTSALARDPLGDVEQLMALAQKYIDEEEMNAMKDFERREREQAYRQSRDVREGGGSRAKNDRPKEPKYQPKYHNYTPLAMSREKILMMVENADALKWPRHTRGHNMEEFFQLKDEIERLVRQGYFRDQVPANCKINKDEIRRSRSRSRDRNPGPSRTDKAPASRSSAPTKGVTYTIVGGSSAGDSQRTRKRCARTLGLSREGEFVLKVEEEEAISFDSSDRPADSGDMNDPMVIKLDIVNFTVHKVLVDSGSSADIIFKSMVDKMGLENARLEPVKTPLVGFGGSEVASLEMIELSVSMGEEPK, encoded by the exons ATGTATGATAGTACGAAGGATCCACACGAGCATATTGCAGCGTTCGAGATGGTGATGAATTTATACGGACAGCCAGGTCCCATCATGGCAAAGTTGTTCACCACCACACTTTCAGGGAAGACACAAGAATGGTTTACCAGTTTGCCCCGAGAGAGTATTGAATCATATGAACAATTCGTGCAgaaattttcctttcattttgcGAGCAAGAAAAAACAGAAGAGGTCGGCAACCCACCTATTCAACATCCGTCAGAGGGAGGACGAGACCCTGAGGAACTTCATGGGGGGATTCAATAATGAAACGTTGGAGGTTCAAGAGCTAAGAATCAACATGATCGTGAGCATTCTGATACATGGTCTGAAGAACGGTGCATTTACATCTGCGCTCGCGCGCGATCCCCTGGGTGATGTGGAGCAGCTAATGGCTTTAGCTCAGAAATATATAGACGAGGAAGAAATGAACGCAATGAAGGATTTTGAGAGAAGAGAGCGCGAGCAAGCATACAGACAATCGCGAGACGTTAGAGAAGGCGGTGGAAGTAGGGCCAAGAATGACAGACCCAAAGAGCCGAAGTACCAGCCCAAATACCACAACTACACTCCATTGGCTATGTCGCGTGAAAAAATCTTGATGATGGTCGAAAATGCAGATGCGTTGAAGTGGCCAAGGCACACCAG GGGACACAATATGGAGGAATTCTTTCAGCTAAAGGATGAGATAGAAAGGTTGGTGAGACAGGGGTATTTCCGAGATCAGGTCCCTGCCAATTGCAAGATCAACAAAGATGAAATAAGGAGGAGCAGGTCGAGGAGCCGGGATCGAAATCCTGGCCCTTCCAGAACGGATAAGGCCCCCGCTAGCAGAAGCAGTGCACCAACGAAGGGGGTGACATACACAATTGTTGGAGGGTCCAGCGCAGGAGATTCACAAAGAACGAGAAAGAGATGTGCCCGAACATTGGGGTTGAGCAGAGAAGGGGAGTTTGTATTGaaagtagaagaagaagaagccaTCTCCTTTGACAGTTCAGATAGACCAGCGGATAGTGGAGACATGAACGATCCGATGGTCATCAAGCTCGACATAGTGAATTTTACTGTTCACAAAGTACTGGTTGATAGCGGGAGCTCTGCGGATATCATTTTCAAGAGTATGGTCGATAAGATGGGTCTAGAGAATGCCCGTTTGGAACCTGTGAAGACTCCTCTGGTCGGTTTTGGAGGGAGTGAGGTAGCTTCGCTCGAAATGATCGAGCTGTCGGTGTCCATGGGTGAAGAGCCGAAATGA